In Leptospira ellinghausenii, the following proteins share a genomic window:
- a CDS encoding response regulator, giving the protein MKKVLIVDDNDRYANNLKLYLDGKKITSDRAVDAKQGLELFMKSTDYDMIISDVTMETQTSGLWMMRKIYKSGYKGVMVIASTGFDVWGVMPFSSYFLSWFCGLHWMIPKVPLKQGTVEWVPTILSKDKTTPF; this is encoded by the coding sequence ATGAAAAAAGTTCTGATAGTTGATGATAATGACCGCTATGCGAACAATCTTAAATTATATTTGGATGGTAAAAAAATAACTTCCGACAGAGCTGTTGATGCAAAACAAGGTTTGGAATTATTTATGAAGTCCACTGATTACGATATGATCATCTCCGATGTCACAATGGAAACTCAAACTTCTGGATTGTGGATGATGCGTAAAATTTACAAATCAGGATACAAAGGAGTTATGGTTATCGCATCAACTGGATTTGACGTCTGGGGAGTAATGCCGTTTTCTTCTTATTTTTTATCTTGGTTTTGCGGGTTACATTGGATGATTCCAAAGGTCCCACTCAAACAAGGAACGGTGGAATGGGTTCCCACCATTCTCTCAAAAGATAAAACTACTCCTTTCTAG